One genomic segment of Rubripirellula tenax includes these proteins:
- a CDS encoding prephenate dehydrogenase yields MHDTPEDDWPRRVAILGVGLLGGSVAMSIRRRRPNCVFVGYSRDAARLAGAVDRGVIGRATGSIEEACRDADVVVVATPVDRIAGMVIEAARHSPAGCLITDVGSTKSGIVANVEEDPVAMAKFVAAHPIAGSEKSGSQHAVADLFDGKVVVLTPQSTEQMADQVAGTAMVGRADHFWKMTGGTTITMSVADHDAHLAAVSHVPHLVSALVARMVPPAARSLVGSGWTDITRVAAGDPEMWTAICRENRTAIAGELARLASELDGLRQIIQDADDVLLLDWLAHAKRTKESIQSAPTSGRRRFDAD; encoded by the coding sequence ATGCACGACACCCCCGAAGACGATTGGCCTCGCCGAGTCGCGATTCTTGGCGTCGGGTTGCTGGGCGGCAGCGTGGCGATGTCGATTCGTCGTCGACGCCCGAATTGCGTGTTTGTGGGCTATTCCCGCGACGCGGCTCGGTTGGCCGGCGCGGTCGATCGAGGCGTGATTGGCCGAGCCACCGGTTCGATCGAAGAAGCGTGCCGCGACGCCGATGTCGTCGTCGTGGCCACGCCGGTGGATCGGATCGCCGGCATGGTGATCGAGGCGGCCCGGCACAGCCCGGCCGGATGCTTGATCACCGACGTCGGCAGTACCAAGTCCGGGATCGTCGCGAATGTCGAAGAAGATCCCGTCGCGATGGCCAAGTTCGTGGCGGCTCACCCGATCGCGGGCAGCGAAAAGTCCGGCAGCCAGCATGCCGTGGCGGATTTGTTTGACGGAAAAGTGGTGGTTTTGACGCCACAATCGACCGAGCAGATGGCGGACCAGGTGGCGGGAACGGCGATGGTCGGGCGGGCTGATCACTTTTGGAAAATGACGGGCGGGACCACGATCACGATGTCCGTCGCCGACCACGACGCCCACTTGGCAGCGGTCAGCCACGTGCCACACTTGGTGTCCGCCCTGGTCGCCCGAATGGTCCCACCGGCGGCAAGATCGTTGGTCGGCAGCGGGTGGACGGACATCACGCGAGTCGCGGCCGGCGACCCCGAAATGTGGACGGCGATCTGCCGCGAAAATCGCACCGCCATCGCCGGCGAGTTGGCTCGATTGGCGAGCGAATTGGATGGCCTGCGGCAGATCATTCAAGATGCGGATGACGTGCTGCTGCTGGACTGGTTGGCTCACGCCAAACGAACCAAAGAATCAATTCAATCAGCCCCAACGAGCGGACGGAGACGATTCGATGCAGATTGA
- a CDS encoding ADP-ribosylglycohydrolase family protein yields MTQRTPSLFDDFDDESFSVDSLDDLIDQRRIPIRRGDLLSSTPISVDVQRLRADHRVAGMLIGVGVGDALGHSTEWRFDPDSRHQRFGTIVDHLRGSDVRAGRISDDAQMTFWTVERLLSHGRFEFDDVVGCFVDRQGKIVGMGKNTGASLTRHHRRLQSGRASIESCAGDPIIEGRGNGGLMRFAPIVLPYLRQPSNEMYADAIMSTLATHGNSWALASIAPMTHLLWSVLARDVDDPPPDAWWLDEYIRVGADIEIGPMPYPLDTDPIPRWFQNFRGGLCDFLDGPVRDAFRKGVPLRDACSLDGFGSRADILQTVPAVLYTLMCHADDMTSSLIAAVNDTKDNDTIAAIVGAYVGAIHGRKAIRGRWIDGITSYSLGCQGKESRCDRDVMIEMAEAAEEKFS; encoded by the coding sequence ATGACGCAGCGCACCCCCAGCCTCTTTGATGACTTCGACGACGAGAGTTTTTCGGTGGACTCGTTGGACGATCTGATCGATCAGCGTCGGATCCCGATCCGACGCGGCGACTTGCTTTCATCGACGCCGATCTCCGTCGACGTGCAGCGACTGCGAGCCGACCATCGTGTCGCGGGGATGTTGATCGGTGTCGGCGTTGGCGATGCGCTGGGGCATTCAACGGAGTGGCGTTTTGATCCTGATTCGCGTCACCAACGATTCGGAACAATCGTCGATCACTTGCGCGGGAGCGACGTGCGAGCGGGGCGGATCAGCGATGATGCGCAAATGACATTCTGGACCGTCGAACGATTGCTCAGCCATGGGCGATTCGAATTCGATGATGTCGTCGGCTGCTTCGTCGATCGACAGGGCAAGATCGTCGGGATGGGAAAGAACACGGGCGCATCGCTAACGCGCCATCATCGCCGACTGCAATCGGGACGCGCGTCGATTGAATCTTGCGCGGGCGATCCGATCATCGAAGGCCGCGGCAACGGCGGGTTGATGCGGTTTGCGCCGATCGTTTTGCCGTACTTGCGTCAGCCCTCCAACGAAATGTACGCCGATGCGATCATGTCCACTCTGGCCACGCACGGCAATTCCTGGGCTCTCGCGTCGATCGCACCGATGACTCACTTGTTGTGGAGCGTGTTGGCACGCGATGTCGATGATCCGCCGCCTGATGCGTGGTGGCTCGACGAGTACATTCGCGTCGGTGCTGATATCGAAATCGGCCCCATGCCGTATCCGCTGGACACGGATCCGATTCCGAGATGGTTCCAGAACTTTCGCGGCGGACTGTGTGATTTTCTGGATGGTCCGGTACGAGACGCGTTTCGCAAAGGAGTCCCGCTGCGTGATGCGTGTTCCCTGGACGGATTTGGTTCGCGAGCCGACATCCTGCAGACCGTTCCTGCCGTTCTGTACACGCTGATGTGCCACGCCGACGACATGACGAGCAGTCTGATTGCTGCGGTAAACGATACGAAAGACAACGACACGATCGCGGCGATCGTGGGCGCGTACGTCGGTGCCATTCACGGACGCAAGGCGATTCGTGGCCGGTGGATCGACGGGATCACGTCCTACAGCCTGGGTTGCCAAGGAAAAGAGTCGCGTTGCGATCGCGATGTGATGATCGAGATGGCGGAAGCGGCCGAAGAAAAATTTTCGTAA
- a CDS encoding SGNH/GDSL hydrolase family protein produces the protein MVKKMMNVFKPSWVAMLLLVASAALPVHTQAQVATKKTPPKKMRPQFLPPEVDASLPNVLLIGDSISIGYMLDARKQLAGEANVWRPATNCGPTTTGLKSLETWIGDTEWDVIHFNFGLHDLKFMGPKGQNLADPTDPTSAPQVPIDEYAKNLRKIAERLKATGATVIWRETTPVPDGAKGRVPGDSKRYNEVAAKVMAEIGGIETDPMYEVAVSIANLQNKADVHYKPEGSAKLGEQVAKTVRVALATRSK, from the coding sequence GTGGTCAAGAAGATGATGAATGTGTTCAAGCCAAGTTGGGTCGCAATGTTGTTGCTGGTCGCGTCGGCAGCCCTACCGGTCCATACCCAAGCTCAGGTGGCAACGAAAAAAACGCCGCCCAAAAAGATGCGGCCTCAATTTTTGCCACCCGAAGTCGACGCCAGTTTGCCGAACGTGTTGCTGATCGGCGACTCGATCTCCATCGGCTACATGTTAGACGCACGTAAACAGCTTGCAGGGGAAGCCAACGTTTGGCGACCCGCCACCAATTGTGGACCAACGACAACCGGCTTGAAATCACTCGAAACATGGATCGGCGATACCGAATGGGACGTGATTCACTTTAATTTCGGGCTTCACGACCTGAAATTCATGGGCCCCAAAGGCCAGAACCTCGCCGACCCGACCGACCCGACCAGTGCACCCCAGGTTCCGATCGACGAATACGCCAAGAACCTGCGGAAGATCGCCGAGCGATTGAAGGCGACCGGCGCCACGGTGATTTGGCGAGAAACCACGCCGGTACCTGACGGAGCCAAAGGCCGCGTCCCCGGCGATTCTAAGCGATACAACGAAGTCGCCGCCAAAGTGATGGCTGAAATTGGCGGTATCGAAACCGATCCGATGTATGAAGTCGCCGTCTCCATCGCGAACTTGCAAAACAAAGCCGACGTCCACTACAAGCCCGAGGGATCCGCGAAACTGGGCGAACAAGTCGCCAAGACCGTCCGCGTCGCACTGGCCACGCGATCAAAATAG
- a CDS encoding thiamine phosphate synthase — translation MTDETLRATYRILDASTNRALEGLRTMEEWARFAIDDPAMSSELKSIRHLVAGAIGRLPRTSLLLARDTPGDVGTQISLPTEMSRASVASVVAAAAARTAQSLRVIEEYGKTIDTELAAQIEQARYRTYTVASRLELTLPGDDRRRRLQDASLYVLVDAGRDDASFGDAARSLYQNGVDVLQLRDHDADDRTLLERARLGSVIAGQCGGLFIVNDRADLAFAAGADGVHVGQEELPVADARRILGPTKLIGLSTHSIEQARDAVAAGADYIGCGPVFAGHTKSFDHYVGPALLEQVSAEIALPAFAIGGIDLTNVDQVTSAGIHRAAVTGAVRDAPDPAEAAAELKRRLAK, via the coding sequence ATGACTGACGAAACACTCCGCGCGACCTATCGTATTCTGGACGCGTCGACAAATCGAGCCTTGGAAGGTCTGCGGACCATGGAAGAGTGGGCTCGGTTCGCGATCGACGATCCCGCGATGTCGTCGGAATTGAAGTCGATCCGTCATTTGGTGGCAGGCGCCATCGGCCGGCTGCCTCGAACATCGTTGTTGCTGGCCCGCGATACGCCGGGCGATGTGGGGACACAGATTTCGTTGCCGACGGAAATGTCGCGAGCTTCGGTCGCATCGGTGGTTGCCGCGGCAGCCGCGCGGACGGCCCAATCGTTAAGAGTGATCGAAGAGTACGGCAAGACAATCGATACTGAATTGGCCGCACAGATCGAACAGGCAAGGTATCGAACTTATACCGTGGCGTCGCGATTGGAGTTGACGTTGCCCGGGGATGATCGACGACGACGTTTACAAGACGCGTCGCTGTATGTGCTGGTCGACGCGGGCCGTGATGATGCGAGTTTTGGCGACGCGGCGCGGTCGTTGTATCAAAACGGCGTTGACGTTTTGCAATTGCGCGACCACGACGCGGATGATCGAACGCTGTTGGAACGGGCACGCCTCGGATCGGTGATTGCGGGTCAATGTGGCGGTTTGTTCATCGTCAACGATCGTGCGGACTTGGCGTTTGCCGCCGGGGCCGACGGCGTACACGTTGGGCAAGAGGAGTTGCCGGTGGCGGACGCGAGGCGGATTCTGGGGCCGACGAAGTTGATCGGACTGTCGACACATTCGATCGAACAGGCTCGCGATGCCGTTGCCGCCGGCGCGGACTACATCGGGTGCGGGCCGGTCTTTGCGGGGCATACGAAGTCGTTCGACCACTACGTCGGGCCGGCGCTGCTGGAGCAGGTTTCCGCCGAGATCGCGTTGCCTGCTTTCGCGATCGGCGGCATCGATTTGACGAACGTGGACCAGGTCACCTCGGCGGGAATCCACCGAGCCGCCGTGACGGGCGCGGTTCGCGACGCACCGGACCCGGCCGAGGCGGCGGCGGAATTGAAGCGACGGCTGGCAAAATAG
- a CDS encoding transposase → MDRFVDSFAQAPAEITLDIDTFDDPAHGNQQLVLFHRFYNQYQFQVRAITCAQNDMVVLPSLPFGSAHASLGAADDLRRVVEKIRERFTHVTIHIPQLQQFLSFNVLD, encoded by the coding sequence ATCGACCGTTTCGTCGATTCCTTTGCCCAAGCGCCAGCCGAGATCACGTTGGACATCGACACCTTCGACGATCCCGCGCATGGCAATCAACAGCTCGTCCTCTTTCACCGTTTCTACAACCAGTACCAATTTCAAGTTCGCGCGATCACTTGTGCACAGAACGACATGGTCGTGTTGCCGAGTCTGCCCTTTGGCAGTGCCCACGCAAGCCTGGGAGCGGCCGATGATCTGCGGCGAGTTGTCGAAAAGATCCGCGAGCGATTTACGCACGTGACGATTCACATACCACAGCTGCAGCAATTCTTGAGCTTTAATGTCCTGGATTGA
- a CDS encoding PEP-CTERM sorting domain-containing protein: MKILSFGLGLLIAGSMLVSTASAAVVISAPASGPIFEQDSGIQSVDVFARWNGIGDPAGIALTVDFSLGNGATFDTPSAGIFDRSGLIGNGNIISAGSSFNRDTTNPGVAYLSIEYDLPQTFPTDDALLTTLSINTNGLAPGTYAVNIDDAQLDGNLGVFTGGSFQIVAAAVPEPGSFVALAAAGVALWVRRRRKAKQFASVAA, translated from the coding sequence ATGAAGATTCTCTCCTTTGGTCTTGGGCTCCTAATCGCTGGATCCATGCTCGTTTCCACGGCCAGTGCTGCGGTTGTGATTTCGGCTCCAGCGTCTGGACCCATTTTTGAACAAGATTCCGGAATCCAGTCCGTCGATGTATTTGCACGTTGGAACGGAATCGGAGATCCGGCCGGGATTGCCTTGACCGTGGACTTTAGCCTGGGCAATGGAGCGACTTTCGACACGCCCAGTGCCGGGATCTTCGACCGTTCGGGTTTGATCGGAAACGGAAACATCATCAGCGCTGGCTCCAGCTTCAATCGCGACACCACCAATCCGGGCGTTGCGTACCTGAGCATCGAGTACGATTTGCCACAAACGTTTCCGACCGACGATGCTCTGTTGACAACGCTTAGCATCAACACCAACGGGCTTGCGCCGGGCACCTACGCCGTCAACATTGATGATGCGCAACTGGACGGCAACCTTGGTGTCTTCACCGGTGGTTCATTCCAAATTGTTGCAGCCGCCGTACCCGAGCCCGGATCGTTCGTGGCCCTGGCAGCAGCAGGCGTTGCACTCTGGGTGCGACGACGGCGCAAGGCAAAGCAGTTCGCTTCCGTCGCTGCTTAG
- a CDS encoding transposase yields MFVFGIIAGYEDQNDHDSLRSNPIFKLIAGRSPEDDDLANRSSHGRRTSSPQPIC; encoded by the coding sequence GTGTTTGTCTTTGGAATCATCGCCGGATACGAAGACCAAAACGATCACGACTCACTGCGAAGTAATCCCATCTTTAAACTCATCGCCGGTCGGTCGCCCGAAGACGATGACTTAGCCAACCGATCATCTCACGGTCGGAGAACGTCGTCACCGCAACCGATCTGCTGA
- a CDS encoding CotH kinase family protein — protein sequence MEAIATMSKSQSLFRRTLSKFDRSQDRKGPRRRRPSRRLCAEALEARQLLAGDLFINEIMASNTATIEDPDEAGAFEDWVEIYNAGTAAVDLGGMYLTDDVNAPTQWQFPAGSTVAAGGFLLIWADGEPEQGNNHAPFKLSASGEAVALYDTDGATLVDSIEFGVQTADVAYGRSPDGSAALSVLTTPTPGAANSVVGEANLAPSANAGGPYFGTTADTISLTAATSSDSDGTIATYAWDFDRDGEYDDAFGESASFSSATVGTFVVGLQVTDDDGATSVDTGTIKISQVGEVASPWEAVTIDDEAAAFFDDTYVHELSITFEDADWYNTLFTSHDTDAADPYFQANFVADGVALDNVGVRFKGNSSFSGSGVKKSIKIDFNEYEDLTFMGMKKLNLNNNYKDPTMLREKLFYDYASNFVEGVGRAVFTRVTINGEFYGLYTAVEQVDSTFTQSRFGDDEDGNLYKGTASDDAVLEDPSADFGSDLTYLGTDQAAYEAFYELKTNEAANDYSQLIEMIDVLNNTPSAELADAIEPLLDVQDTLASLALNNLFVNLDSYSGAAHNYYLYDRDDTGQFTHLLWDANESFGTFTQFVDRGTNVVQLDPFFLPVGTGGRPGQPVEEELRPLAENLWAVEEYSTAYLRDLAEMLREGFDTTSASTRINKLANLIRSDVSADPNKQFTLAQFNSNLTTNVTSGGRTIYGLTSFISSRASYLSSTLDGYAQQSDLALNELMSANVATAQDQAGDFDPWVEIYNNGPGSVSLAGLYLTDSATELSKWAIPTGSLNDGQFLTIWVDGETGEGSNHANFSLSASGGEVFLTNGTTVIDTIPYGAVSSGNTLARIPDGLGELEVTSQPTFGASNIAAVPTVEPVVIYINEIMASNSSTIEDPDEAGAFEDWVELYNPGATAVDLSGFYLTDDPTSPTKWQFPAGSTIGADGYLIVWADDEVAQGINHAAFKLSAGGESVSLYNIDGTTLVDSVVFGAQTTDVSYGRFPNGASELLSLSVATPGAENINPITVATIATRSVFYNGATGANLSSVGSADNAIASDKSALLPGESSTYANYTNYSRGLNGVIVDINDLPTTATESLVLGSLQFAQWNGISAAGFDVLPAAAIPSVTILAGSGVGGSTRVKITFPDNAVQNTWLRVKVAANTTTGLASDDVFYFGNVIGDFNIGNTATQLRVNATDTGAVRGNQSTAANSSAVTSIYDVNRDGRVNATDTGIVRSNQQTAGIVAPISVPAAALSAAPALSLAATTQLVMASVDSVEATSLATTSVTTTPSVEVGGAEEESVRQRRQRTYDRLAKRLRNAVIVSDSATGDEGNTGRTDSDVVASRSVDRLLSRLERLDLYFASL from the coding sequence ATGGAAGCCATTGCCACGATGTCGAAATCCCAGAGTCTTTTCCGTCGGACGTTATCAAAGTTTGACCGCTCGCAGGATCGCAAAGGACCACGCCGTCGTCGGCCGTCGCGTCGTCTGTGTGCCGAGGCGCTGGAAGCCCGCCAGTTGCTGGCCGGTGACCTTTTCATCAACGAGATCATGGCCAGCAACACGGCCACCATCGAAGACCCCGATGAAGCGGGCGCGTTTGAGGATTGGGTGGAAATCTACAACGCCGGTACGGCAGCGGTCGATCTGGGCGGCATGTATCTGACCGACGATGTAAACGCGCCCACTCAATGGCAGTTCCCGGCTGGATCGACCGTCGCCGCCGGTGGCTTCCTTTTGATTTGGGCCGATGGTGAACCCGAACAGGGTAACAACCACGCGCCGTTCAAGTTGTCGGCCAGCGGCGAAGCGGTCGCCCTTTACGACACCGACGGCGCGACTCTGGTCGACTCGATCGAGTTCGGTGTGCAAACGGCTGATGTCGCCTATGGCCGTTCACCCGATGGTAGCGCAGCGCTCAGCGTCCTGACGACGCCGACGCCCGGTGCTGCAAACTCGGTCGTTGGCGAAGCGAATCTGGCGCCGAGCGCCAATGCGGGCGGTCCCTACTTCGGCACGACGGCGGATACGATTTCGTTGACGGCTGCAACGTCGTCCGATTCCGACGGAACGATTGCGACATACGCTTGGGACTTCGATCGCGACGGCGAGTACGACGATGCGTTTGGTGAATCGGCAAGCTTCTCGTCGGCCACCGTCGGAACATTCGTCGTCGGTTTGCAGGTGACGGATGATGACGGCGCGACCAGTGTGGACACCGGTACGATCAAAATCTCGCAAGTGGGCGAAGTTGCATCGCCGTGGGAAGCCGTCACCATCGATGACGAAGCGGCTGCGTTCTTTGACGACACCTATGTTCACGAACTCTCAATCACGTTTGAGGATGCCGACTGGTACAACACGCTGTTTACGTCGCACGACACCGATGCAGCCGACCCCTATTTCCAGGCCAACTTTGTCGCGGACGGGGTCGCACTGGACAACGTCGGTGTTCGCTTCAAAGGGAACTCGTCGTTTAGCGGCAGCGGCGTCAAGAAGTCGATCAAGATTGACTTCAACGAGTACGAAGATCTGACGTTCATGGGGATGAAGAAGCTGAACCTGAACAACAACTACAAAGACCCCACGATGCTGCGGGAGAAGTTGTTCTACGACTACGCTTCGAACTTTGTCGAAGGGGTTGGCCGCGCGGTGTTCACCAGGGTCACGATCAACGGCGAATTCTACGGGCTGTACACGGCGGTTGAACAAGTGGATTCGACGTTCACGCAAAGCCGATTTGGTGACGACGAAGACGGCAATTTGTACAAGGGCACGGCATCGGACGACGCCGTGCTGGAAGATCCATCAGCCGACTTTGGTTCAGACTTGACGTATTTGGGTACCGATCAAGCTGCTTACGAAGCCTTCTATGAACTGAAGACGAACGAAGCCGCGAACGATTACTCGCAGTTGATCGAGATGATCGATGTGCTCAACAATACTCCGTCGGCCGAGTTGGCGGATGCGATCGAACCGCTGCTGGACGTTCAGGACACGCTTGCTTCGCTGGCGCTGAACAACCTGTTCGTGAACTTGGATTCGTACTCGGGCGCGGCTCACAACTATTACTTGTATGACCGTGATGACACGGGCCAATTCACACACTTGTTGTGGGATGCAAACGAATCGTTCGGCACGTTCACCCAGTTTGTTGATCGAGGAACCAACGTTGTCCAACTCGATCCGTTTTTTCTGCCGGTGGGTACGGGGGGGCGTCCCGGACAGCCCGTTGAGGAAGAACTGCGTCCGCTGGCCGAAAACCTGTGGGCGGTCGAAGAGTACAGTACCGCGTATCTGCGCGATCTCGCCGAAATGTTGCGTGAAGGTTTCGACACCACCTCAGCCTCCACTCGAATCAACAAGCTAGCGAATCTGATTCGCTCCGATGTCTCGGCCGATCCTAACAAGCAGTTCACACTCGCACAGTTCAATTCGAACCTGACGACGAACGTGACGTCGGGAGGGAGGACGATTTACGGTTTGACGAGCTTCATCTCATCTCGGGCGTCGTACCTGTCTTCGACTTTAGACGGATATGCACAGCAGTCGGATTTGGCGCTGAACGAATTGATGTCCGCCAACGTCGCAACGGCACAAGACCAAGCGGGTGACTTCGATCCTTGGGTTGAAATTTACAACAACGGTCCCGGATCGGTATCGTTGGCTGGGTTGTACCTGACCGATAGCGCCACCGAACTTAGCAAGTGGGCGATTCCGACGGGCAGTCTGAACGATGGTCAATTCCTAACGATTTGGGTTGATGGTGAAACCGGCGAAGGCAGCAATCACGCCAACTTTTCGCTCAGTGCATCCGGTGGGGAAGTGTTTCTGACCAACGGCACGACGGTGATTGATACGATTCCCTACGGCGCAGTCTCAAGCGGCAACACACTGGCTCGCATCCCCGACGGCCTTGGTGAATTGGAAGTAACGTCCCAACCCACGTTTGGGGCGAGCAATATCGCCGCCGTCCCAACGGTTGAACCGGTCGTGATCTACATCAACGAAATCATGGCATCCAATTCCTCGACGATTGAAGATCCGGACGAAGCCGGTGCGTTTGAAGACTGGGTCGAGCTGTACAATCCCGGCGCGACGGCGGTGGATTTGAGCGGTTTCTATTTGACCGACGACCCTACCAGTCCGACGAAGTGGCAATTCCCTGCTGGATCGACCATCGGCGCGGACGGTTATCTGATCGTCTGGGCCGATGACGAAGTTGCTCAAGGAATCAATCACGCCGCATTCAAACTGTCGGCCGGTGGCGAGTCTGTTTCGCTCTACAATATCGACGGCACGACGTTGGTTGACTCGGTCGTGTTTGGTGCACAGACCACCGACGTTTCGTACGGACGTTTTCCCAATGGAGCTTCGGAATTATTGTCGTTGTCGGTCGCCACGCCCGGTGCCGAAAACATCAACCCAATCACCGTCGCAACGATTGCGACACGAAGTGTTTTCTACAATGGTGCAACGGGCGCCAATCTAAGCAGCGTTGGTTCAGCAGACAACGCGATCGCGAGCGACAAGAGTGCGTTACTGCCCGGCGAATCGTCAACTTATGCGAACTATACGAACTACTCTCGCGGACTCAATGGCGTCATCGTTGACATCAACGATCTTCCAACGACCGCAACCGAGAGTCTCGTTTTGGGAAGCTTGCAGTTTGCACAGTGGAACGGCATCAGCGCGGCTGGGTTTGATGTTTTACCTGCCGCCGCGATTCCATCGGTGACGATTCTTGCTGGCAGTGGCGTAGGTGGATCGACACGGGTCAAGATCACATTCCCGGACAACGCGGTCCAGAACACATGGCTTCGCGTGAAGGTTGCCGCGAATACAACCACCGGCCTCGCATCGGATGACGTGTTCTACTTTGGAAACGTCATCGGCGACTTCAACATCGGCAATACCGCTACGCAACTTCGCGTTAACGCGACTGACACCGGTGCTGTCCGCGGCAATCAATCGACCGCAGCGAACTCTTCCGCTGTGACGAGCATCTACGACGTCAATCGTGACGGTCGGGTGAATGCGACGGATACGGGAATCGTCCGAAGCAACCAGCAGACCGCTGGCATCGTCGCACCAATTTCGGTTCCAGCAGCCGCCCTGTCGGCCGCGCCCGCTTTGTCGCTCGCAGCGACTACGCAGTTGGTCATGGCCAGCGTGGACTCGGTCGAAGCGACCTCATTGGCTACCACGTCAGTGACGACGACTCCATCGGTCGAGGTAGGCGGAGCGGAAGAAGAATCCGTGCGACAACGTCGCCAGCGGACGTATGACCGACTCGCTAAACGCTTACGAAACGCCGTTATCGTCTCGGATTCGGCGACTGGAGACGAAGGCAACACTGGAAGAACGGATTCGGACGTCGTCGCCAGTAGGTCCGTTGACCGCCTATTGTCAAGACTCGAAAGACTGGACCTGTATTTTGCCTCTCTTTGA